From Microbacterium croceum, a single genomic window includes:
- a CDS encoding Na+/H+ antiporter subunit D — protein MTALVPLLVGLPLLGAAITLIFGRNARLQVAVTVLTLAAVSVIAAVLLVVVDAGEPLAVSVGGWPVPFGIVLYVDRLAALLVLISSIVLLAVLLFSIGQGVADGTDETPISIFNPSYLILAAGIFNAFIAGDLFNLYVGFEILLVASYVLITLGSTESRIRTGAVYIVVSLVSSILFLAAIAMIYGALGTVNMAQIAERMTELPQETQLVLHLMLVIAFGIKAAIFPVSFWLPDSYPTAPAPVTAVFAGLLTKVGVYALIRTETQLFADNDIDTLLLIVALATMIVGVLGAVAQAELKRILSFTLVSHVGYMIFGLAIATPAAIGATVYYIVHHIVVQTTLFLAVGLVERRAGSTSILRVKGLLKVAPVIAVLYFVPAINLGGLPPFSGFIGKFALFEAAASVGTPLMIVLIVGGIVTSLLTLYALMRAWNLAFWREEEDSSETEGRISYLGNAPAADEQQERRRIPKIMTYATAGMVAVTVALTIFAGPLYALCDRIGATLLDPVSLVQIQDEVGG, from the coding sequence GTGACCGCGCTGGTTCCCCTGCTCGTCGGACTGCCACTGCTCGGCGCCGCCATCACGCTGATCTTCGGACGCAACGCCCGGCTCCAGGTCGCCGTCACGGTCCTGACCCTCGCCGCTGTCTCGGTGATCGCTGCCGTGCTGCTGGTCGTGGTGGATGCGGGTGAGCCGCTTGCCGTCTCGGTCGGCGGCTGGCCGGTGCCGTTCGGCATCGTGTTGTACGTCGACCGTCTGGCGGCGCTGCTGGTGCTCATCTCGAGCATCGTGCTGCTCGCGGTGCTCCTCTTCTCGATCGGCCAGGGTGTCGCCGACGGCACGGACGAGACCCCGATCTCGATCTTCAACCCTTCGTACCTGATCCTCGCGGCCGGTATCTTCAACGCCTTCATCGCCGGTGACCTGTTCAACCTCTACGTCGGCTTCGAGATCCTGCTCGTCGCCTCGTATGTGCTGATCACCCTCGGCAGCACCGAGTCGCGCATCCGTACGGGTGCGGTGTACATCGTCGTCTCGCTCGTGTCGTCGATCTTGTTCCTCGCCGCGATCGCCATGATCTACGGAGCCCTCGGCACCGTGAACATGGCACAGATCGCCGAGCGGATGACCGAGCTGCCGCAGGAGACGCAGCTGGTGCTGCACCTGATGCTGGTGATCGCCTTCGGCATCAAGGCGGCGATCTTCCCCGTCTCCTTCTGGCTGCCGGACTCCTACCCGACGGCGCCGGCCCCGGTCACCGCGGTGTTCGCGGGATTGCTGACGAAGGTCGGCGTGTACGCGCTGATCCGCACCGAGACGCAGCTGTTCGCCGACAACGACATCGACACGCTGCTGCTGATCGTGGCACTGGCGACCATGATCGTGGGAGTCCTCGGCGCGGTCGCACAAGCCGAGCTCAAACGGATCCTGTCGTTCACCCTCGTGAGCCACGTCGGCTACATGATCTTCGGTTTGGCGATAGCGACGCCGGCGGCGATCGGCGCGACGGTGTATTACATCGTGCACCACATCGTCGTGCAGACGACTCTGTTCCTCGCGGTCGGGCTCGTGGAACGTCGAGCGGGCAGCACCTCGATCCTGCGCGTGAAGGGGCTGCTCAAGGTCGCGCCCGTGATCGCCGTGCTCTACTTCGTGCCGGCCATCAACCTCGGCGGCCTGCCCCCGTTCTCCGGCTTCATCGGCAAGTTCGCTCTCTTCGAGGCGGCGGCATCCGTGGGAACCCCGCTCATGATCGTGCTGATCGTCGGTGGCATCGTGACCTCGCTGCTCACGCTGTACGCGCTGATGCGCGCCTGGAACCTCGCCTTCTGGCGCGAAGAGGAGGACTCCAGCGAGACCGAGGGGCGCATCTCCTACCTGGGCAACGCCCCGGCCGCCGACGAGCAGCAGGAGCGTCGCCGCATTCCGAAGATCATGACGTATGCCACGGCGGGCATGGTCGCTGTCACCGTCGCGCTGACGATTTTCGCCGGCCCGCTCTACGCCCTGTGCGACCGCATCGGAGCCACGCTGCTCGATCCGGTCAGCCTCGTGCAGATCCAGGATGAGGTGGGCGGATGA
- a CDS encoding Na+/H+ antiporter subunit E, which translates to MMERTRRHLWRDIGSQLPFLAWLVVLWMLLWAQFTVLSFLTGLVVAIFVTRVFRLPTVALSGRINVWYAALFVVQFLFAVLKGALYVTVQVFDFRRQPGAAIIAVPLRYADDLVMTHVAVTSSLVPGSLVVEADRDRRILYLHVIGVRTAADVEKQREGVLVWERRIVRALGSPAQYRALRADERAASKKGGIR; encoded by the coding sequence ATGATGGAACGCACCCGTCGCCACCTCTGGCGCGACATCGGCTCTCAGCTGCCTTTCCTCGCCTGGCTCGTCGTGCTCTGGATGCTGCTGTGGGCGCAGTTCACGGTGCTCTCGTTCCTCACCGGCCTCGTGGTGGCGATCTTCGTGACCCGCGTGTTCCGTCTGCCGACGGTCGCGCTGTCCGGGCGCATCAACGTCTGGTACGCGGCGCTCTTCGTCGTGCAGTTCCTGTTCGCGGTGCTGAAGGGCGCGCTGTACGTGACGGTGCAGGTGTTCGACTTCCGGCGGCAACCCGGAGCCGCGATCATCGCCGTGCCCCTGCGCTACGCGGATGACCTCGTGATGACGCACGTGGCCGTCACCTCGTCGCTGGTTCCCGGTTCGCTCGTCGTCGAGGCGGATCGCGACCGCCGCATCCTGTACCTGCACGTGATCGGCGTGCGCACTGCCGCCGACGTCGAGAAGCAGCGCGAGGGCGTGCTGGTCTGGGAGCGCCGTATCGTGCGTGCGCTCGGCAGCCCTGCGCAGTACCGTGCTCTCAGGGCCGACGAGCGTGCCGCGTCGAAGAAGGGCGGTATCCGATGA
- a CDS encoding monovalent cation/H+ antiporter complex subunit F: MNVLLLLIMIVFGVAAILTLIRIVRGPSILDRAVASDVLLTEVMCVIGAEMAINGHTRSIPVLLIIAAVGVFGSIAVARFVARRDNTTP, encoded by the coding sequence ATGAACGTGCTGCTGCTCCTGATCATGATCGTGTTCGGTGTCGCCGCGATCCTCACCCTCATCCGCATCGTGCGGGGTCCATCGATCCTGGACCGCGCCGTGGCCTCTGATGTGCTGCTGACCGAGGTCATGTGCGTGATCGGCGCGGAGATGGCCATCAACGGGCACACCCGGAGCATCCCGGTGCTGCTGATCATCGCCGCGGTCGGTGTGTTCGGGTCGATCGCCGTCGCGCGCTTCGTCGCGAGAAGGGACAACACGACGCCATGA
- the mnhG gene encoding monovalent cation/H(+) antiporter subunit G, whose protein sequence is MNVFGLLIPDAVIDVAVLVLILLGAVLCLSAAVGLLHFRDVPSRLHAATKPQVLGLVLICLAVALSQRSVGGILLGVVLVAPIVLMQFATAPLSAHMVGRQAYRNGTMEQRTLVVDELADSKQTPPGAG, encoded by the coding sequence ATGAACGTGTTCGGTCTGTTGATCCCCGACGCCGTGATCGACGTCGCGGTGCTCGTGCTCATCCTGCTCGGAGCGGTGCTGTGCCTGTCGGCAGCGGTCGGACTGCTCCACTTCCGCGATGTGCCCTCGCGACTGCACGCGGCCACCAAGCCCCAGGTGCTCGGCCTGGTGCTCATCTGCCTCGCGGTGGCGCTGTCGCAGCGCAGCGTCGGCGGTATCCTGCTCGGCGTCGTGCTGGTCGCGCCGATCGTGCTGATGCAGTTCGCGACCGCTCCGCTCTCGGCACACATGGTCGGACGTCAGGCCTACCGCAACGGCACCATGGAGCAGCGGACCCTCGTCGTGGACGAGCTCGCAGACTCGAAGCAGACTCCTCCCGGCGCCGGTTAG
- a CDS encoding alpha/beta fold hydrolase yields MPKSLLAPKGVPVTLVEFERSGASLIAETFGDGAHTFVLLHGIGMGRSVYLDVVQKLKGRMIAFDLPGFGEAPEPSRTFTMERHADLVASYLREFDAGKVVVIGHSMGSQIAAELAARHPSLVEGVILAGPTVNKAARNIRAQATYLLRDLVGERPEVLWRGAREYLRGGPHLIRKMKATIVHQPEKAFARIDVPVLVLRGESDPLAPMSWCREIIDKIPGADLQVIPDHGHGTLISDSEPAARLIQRFTDAL; encoded by the coding sequence GTGCCGAAAAGTCTGCTCGCCCCGAAGGGCGTTCCCGTGACCCTCGTCGAGTTCGAGCGCAGCGGCGCGAGTCTGATCGCCGAGACCTTCGGCGATGGCGCGCACACGTTCGTCCTGCTGCACGGCATCGGCATGGGTCGCAGCGTCTACCTCGACGTCGTGCAGAAGCTGAAGGGTCGTATGATCGCGTTCGACCTTCCCGGTTTCGGCGAGGCCCCGGAGCCCTCCCGCACGTTCACGATGGAGCGGCACGCCGACCTCGTCGCCTCTTACCTGCGTGAGTTCGACGCGGGCAAGGTCGTGGTGATCGGTCACTCCATGGGCAGTCAGATCGCGGCGGAGCTGGCGGCGCGTCATCCCTCGCTCGTGGAAGGCGTCATCCTCGCCGGCCCCACCGTGAACAAGGCGGCCCGCAACATCCGCGCGCAGGCGACCTACCTGCTGCGCGACCTGGTGGGCGAGAGACCGGAGGTGCTGTGGCGGGGAGCGCGGGAGTATCTGCGCGGCGGTCCGCATCTGATCCGCAAGATGAAGGCGACCATCGTGCACCAGCCGGAGAAGGCGTTCGCGCGCATCGATGTGCCGGTACTCGTGCTGCGCGGCGAGAGCGACCCGCTCGCTCCCATGAGCTGGTGCCGGGAGATCATCGACAAGATCCCGGGCGCCGACCTCCAGGTCATCCCCGACCATGGTCACGGCACGCTGATCAGCGATTCCGAGCCCGCCGCGCGCCTGATCCAGCGCTTCACCGACGCCCTCTGA
- a CDS encoding penicillin acylase family protein, which translates to MTTDSQPIDVPARRPWGPRIGRIAFLVLAAIIVVAVAAAFFVTWTIQRSFPQTAGTVTLDGLASEVTVQRDDRGIPTITADSTDDLFFAEGFVHAQDRFFEMDFRRHVTSGRVAEMFGESQVGTDAFLRTLGWRKVAEAEVAAMDEKTLGYYEAYADGVNAYLASRSGAELSLEYAVIGMQNPDYTPEPWEPADSVAWLKAMAWDLRGNVEDESERALLAAELDGGATADPDAAAETAAMLEKLYPAYPFDENPVIVPKISTVPALGTDAEAAFTTVPEQDGDIQLATTTLDWEETSSVVEAASILVGDVGEGIGSNSWVVSGALTETGLPLLANDPHLGASLPSVWYQVQLKCSTVDEACPFDVGGFSFSGLPGIVIGHNQSVAWGFTNLTTDVTDLYVERIEGDQYWRDGALVPLDESTETIKVAGGDDIELTIRSTVHGPIISGLTDDFTAIAEDPSAGLAAGGASEPAPGAESSGAEYAVSLRWTALDPGTAATAIFALSTAQDFDDFRYAASLFDVPAQNLIYADTEGNIGYQTPGRLPIRGAGDGWLPQPGWDSSYDWTGFIPFEDLPVSYNPTSGYIVTANNAIVTDDYDYFLSKDWDYGYRAARIAHLIERRAAVAPLTAQDMRDIQMDSEMWIGKQLASALGDVEVSGKGPKEAVELLRSWDAQNTASSAGAAYANVLWSNLVQNIFARRDQPLPISHQSRLFTVVSEMLEDPSDPLWTNEKIDVAGRDEMLALSAEQAYDELAGLQGDVVSRWNWGSLHAITLTSDTLGSSGIAPVEALFNRGPFPVSGGASVVNATGWNLGESYATTTVPSMRMVVDLADFDASTWNHLTGASGHAFHEHYIDQTADWAAGVQKPWAFSAKAVDAASVDTLVLTPKG; encoded by the coding sequence ATGACGACAGACTCGCAGCCCATCGACGTTCCCGCGCGCCGCCCCTGGGGCCCGCGCATCGGGCGGATCGCTTTCCTGGTGCTGGCCGCGATCATCGTGGTCGCCGTGGCTGCCGCGTTCTTCGTGACCTGGACCATCCAGCGCTCGTTCCCCCAGACCGCGGGCACCGTGACGCTCGACGGGCTCGCATCCGAGGTCACGGTTCAGCGCGACGATCGCGGCATCCCGACCATCACCGCCGACTCCACGGACGACCTGTTCTTCGCCGAGGGCTTCGTGCATGCACAGGACCGCTTCTTCGAGATGGACTTCCGCCGCCATGTCACCTCCGGCCGCGTCGCCGAGATGTTCGGGGAGTCACAGGTGGGGACGGATGCATTCCTGCGCACGCTCGGATGGCGAAAGGTGGCCGAGGCGGAAGTCGCCGCGATGGACGAGAAGACCCTCGGCTACTACGAGGCCTACGCGGATGGCGTCAACGCCTACCTCGCGTCGCGCTCCGGCGCCGAGCTCTCGCTCGAGTATGCCGTGATCGGCATGCAGAATCCCGACTACACCCCGGAGCCCTGGGAGCCGGCGGACTCGGTCGCCTGGCTGAAGGCGATGGCCTGGGACCTCCGCGGCAACGTCGAGGACGAGTCGGAGCGCGCGCTCCTGGCCGCCGAGCTCGACGGTGGGGCGACCGCCGATCCGGATGCCGCCGCCGAGACCGCCGCGATGCTCGAGAAGCTGTACCCCGCCTACCCGTTCGACGAGAACCCGGTCATCGTCCCCAAGATCTCGACCGTGCCCGCCCTCGGCACCGATGCCGAGGCCGCGTTCACGACCGTGCCGGAGCAGGACGGTGACATCCAGCTGGCCACGACGACGCTGGACTGGGAAGAGACGTCGAGTGTGGTCGAAGCCGCGAGCATCCTGGTCGGCGACGTCGGCGAAGGCATCGGGTCGAACTCGTGGGTCGTGTCGGGGGCGCTCACCGAGACCGGGCTTCCGTTGCTGGCCAACGACCCGCACCTCGGCGCTTCGCTCCCCTCGGTCTGGTACCAGGTGCAGCTGAAGTGCTCGACGGTGGACGAGGCGTGCCCGTTCGACGTCGGCGGCTTCTCATTCTCGGGACTCCCCGGCATCGTGATCGGCCACAACCAGAGTGTCGCCTGGGGCTTCACCAACCTCACGACCGACGTCACCGACCTCTACGTCGAACGCATCGAGGGCGACCAGTACTGGCGTGACGGCGCGCTCGTGCCACTGGACGAGAGCACCGAGACCATCAAGGTGGCCGGAGGGGATGACATCGAGCTGACCATCCGCTCGACCGTGCACGGACCGATCATCTCGGGCCTGACCGACGACTTCACCGCGATCGCCGAGGACCCCTCCGCCGGGCTCGCGGCCGGTGGGGCATCGGAGCCGGCACCGGGCGCGGAGTCGTCAGGCGCCGAATACGCCGTGAGCCTGCGCTGGACCGCGCTCGACCCCGGAACCGCGGCGACCGCCATCTTCGCGCTGTCGACCGCGCAGGACTTCGACGATTTCCGCTACGCCGCGTCGCTCTTCGATGTGCCGGCGCAGAACCTCATCTACGCCGACACCGAGGGCAACATCGGCTACCAGACACCCGGTCGCCTGCCGATCCGCGGCGCCGGCGATGGCTGGCTCCCCCAGCCCGGGTGGGACAGCAGCTACGACTGGACCGGTTTCATCCCGTTCGAGGACCTGCCGGTGTCGTACAACCCGACATCGGGCTACATCGTCACGGCGAACAACGCGATCGTGACGGACGACTACGACTACTTCCTCTCGAAGGATTGGGACTACGGCTACCGCGCGGCGCGCATCGCCCACCTGATCGAGCGGCGAGCCGCGGTGGCGCCCCTGACAGCCCAGGACATGCGTGACATCCAGATGGACAGCGAGATGTGGATCGGCAAGCAGCTGGCATCCGCACTCGGCGACGTGGAGGTCTCGGGGAAGGGGCCGAAGGAGGCGGTCGAGCTGTTGCGCAGCTGGGATGCGCAGAACACGGCATCGTCCGCCGGCGCTGCGTACGCGAACGTGCTGTGGTCGAATCTCGTGCAGAACATCTTCGCGAGGCGCGACCAGCCGTTGCCGATCAGTCATCAGAGCCGTCTGTTCACCGTCGTCTCGGAGATGCTCGAAGACCCCTCCGATCCGCTGTGGACCAACGAGAAGATCGACGTCGCCGGGAGGGACGAGATGCTGGCGCTCTCGGCCGAACAGGCCTACGACGAGCTCGCCGGGCTGCAGGGCGATGTGGTGTCGCGCTGGAACTGGGGATCGTTGCACGCGATCACCCTCACCAGCGACACTCTGGGTTCGTCCGGCATCGCGCCGGTCGAGGCCCTCTTCAACCGGGGCCCCTTCCCCGTCAGCGGCGGCGCCTCGGTGGTCAACGCGACCGGGTGGAACCTCGGCGAGAGCTACGCCACCACGACCGTGCCATCGATGCGCATGGTCGTCGACCTCGCCGACTTCGACGCCTCGACGTGGAATCACCTCACCGGCGCCTCCGGCCACGCGTTCCACGAGCACTACATCGACCAGACGGCCGACTGGGCCGCCGGGGTTCAGAAGCCGTGGGCGTTCTCGGCGAAGGCCGTCGATGCGGCGTCGGTCGACACCCTGGTGCTGACGCCGAAGGGCTGA
- a CDS encoding YhgE/Pip family protein, which produces MKVPSMIAAELRRLTASKMGIIALIALVCVPILYGGLYLWANQDPYAKFPDVPVALVVADEGAPAPTTGNDAPTGDTVNYGEDVAENLIEGNAFDWQRVSADEAATALRDGTVDFTVTIPADFSTALTSAAGDDPRQARIDLETNDANNYLASSMGTQAVEKIRSSVAEMVGSEAAERLLTGLSDVRDSLITATDGASKLTDGANSAASGSSTLADGTAQLASGTARLASGAQTLASGAQQVSAGNRQLADVADRAGSAVQQAADALPQVRTDIATVLADQGLSQDEIDQVLARLDPLAARLQDGNSKVQAAVGKVDQLAAGAASVASGASDLATGAGTVASGAAAANDGAARLRDGLSTLASGTAELRDGLSNGVDAIPASTPELRTLQADTIADPVTVSSDKVASAEDYGAGLAPFFAALSAWIGIYALFLIVKPISRRAVTALHSPIRITLAGWLTPAMLGAVQMVGLMGILAITLGFTFNHPLGTLGVMIFASATFAAIILALNVWLGSVGQFLGLVLMVLQLVTAGGTFPWQTLPAPLAALHHVLPLGYVVDAMRQLMYGGNLGRAGWDLAVLGMWLVGALLFAMLGVTRMTHRRTLRDLQPSLIG; this is translated from the coding sequence ATGAAGGTTCCCTCCATGATCGCCGCCGAGCTGCGGCGTCTCACCGCGAGCAAGATGGGCATCATCGCGCTCATCGCGCTCGTGTGCGTGCCGATCCTCTACGGCGGCCTCTACCTGTGGGCGAACCAGGACCCCTACGCGAAGTTCCCCGATGTGCCGGTCGCGCTCGTGGTCGCCGACGAGGGCGCCCCCGCACCGACCACGGGCAACGACGCGCCGACGGGCGACACCGTGAACTACGGCGAGGACGTCGCCGAGAACCTGATCGAGGGCAACGCCTTCGATTGGCAGCGGGTGTCGGCCGACGAGGCCGCGACCGCCCTGCGCGATGGCACGGTCGACTTCACGGTGACGATCCCCGCGGACTTCTCCACCGCACTCACCTCGGCGGCGGGTGATGATCCGCGCCAGGCCCGCATCGACCTGGAGACGAACGACGCGAACAACTACCTGGCCTCCTCCATGGGCACCCAGGCCGTCGAGAAGATCCGCAGCTCGGTCGCCGAGATGGTCGGCAGCGAAGCGGCGGAGCGACTGCTGACCGGCCTGAGCGACGTGCGCGACAGCCTCATCACCGCGACCGACGGTGCGTCGAAGCTCACGGACGGCGCGAACAGCGCCGCCTCCGGAAGCTCCACGCTCGCGGACGGCACAGCGCAGCTCGCCTCGGGCACCGCCCGGCTCGCCTCCGGGGCGCAGACCCTCGCCTCCGGCGCGCAGCAGGTGAGCGCGGGCAACCGGCAGCTCGCCGACGTCGCCGATCGTGCGGGATCGGCGGTGCAGCAGGCCGCCGATGCGCTTCCCCAGGTGCGCACCGACATCGCCACCGTCCTGGCTGATCAGGGGCTCAGCCAGGACGAGATCGACCAGGTGCTCGCCCGGCTCGACCCGCTGGCTGCGCGTCTGCAGGACGGCAACAGCAAGGTGCAGGCCGCTGTGGGCAAGGTCGACCAGCTCGCCGCGGGTGCGGCATCCGTCGCCTCCGGCGCCTCCGACCTCGCCACCGGAGCCGGCACCGTCGCGAGCGGAGCGGCCGCGGCGAACGACGGCGCGGCACGGCTGCGCGACGGCCTGAGCACACTCGCCTCCGGCACGGCCGAACTGCGCGACGGGCTCTCGAACGGAGTCGACGCGATCCCGGCCTCCACTCCCGAACTGCGCACCCTGCAGGCCGACACGATCGCCGACCCGGTCACGGTGTCGAGCGACAAGGTCGCCTCCGCCGAGGATTACGGCGCAGGGCTCGCTCCGTTCTTCGCCGCGCTATCGGCCTGGATCGGCATCTACGCGCTGTTCCTGATCGTCAAGCCGATCTCGCGCCGTGCGGTCACGGCGCTGCACTCGCCGATCCGGATCACGCTGGCCGGATGGCTGACGCCGGCCATGCTCGGAGCGGTGCAGATGGTCGGGTTGATGGGCATCCTCGCGATCACGCTCGGTTTCACCTTCAACCATCCGCTGGGCACCCTCGGGGTGATGATCTTCGCCTCGGCGACGTTCGCGGCGATCATCCTCGCCTTGAACGTCTGGCTCGGCTCGGTCGGGCAGTTCCTCGGTCTCGTGCTGATGGTGCTGCAGCTGGTGACGGCAGGGGGGACGTTCCCCTGGCAGACCCTTCCTGCGCCCCTGGCGGCGCTGCACCACGTGCTGCCGCTGGGCTACGTGGTCGACGCGATGCGCCAGCTGATGTACGGCGGCAACCTCGGCCGCGCGGGCTGGGACCTCGCCGTGCTGGGCATGTGGCTCGTCGGCGCGTTGCTGTTCGCGATGCTCGGGGTCACCCGTATGACGCACCGCCGCACGCTGCGCGATCTGCAGCCGAGCCTGATCGGGTGA
- a CDS encoding TetR/AcrR family transcriptional regulator, with amino-acid sequence MTTRAPRRDAVENRAGILSAARAALAVDPHASIDVIARSAGLSRRTLYGHFDDRDALIRELIAHGAQRFNAIAATVTDSDARLALARLAALLWHEAAHVQVAAALALDEAHVEHTGAALAPLRRTVAALVRRGQDDGSFRTDLTAPTLARLIEEMARTVVSRTDATRTEAANIAVRTVLSIAGLSWREADELLAAHPEIGAPSNTEADA; translated from the coding sequence ATGACCACCCGCGCACCCCGCCGCGACGCCGTCGAGAACCGCGCCGGCATCCTCTCCGCCGCCCGCGCCGCACTCGCCGTCGACCCCCACGCCTCGATCGACGTGATCGCCCGCAGCGCCGGCCTCTCGCGCCGCACGCTCTACGGCCACTTCGACGACCGCGACGCCCTGATCCGCGAGCTCATCGCGCACGGCGCGCAGCGCTTCAACGCGATCGCCGCGACCGTCACCGACAGCGACGCCCGCCTCGCGCTCGCCCGGCTCGCCGCCCTGCTGTGGCACGAGGCCGCACATGTGCAGGTCGCCGCCGCCCTCGCCCTCGACGAGGCGCATGTCGAGCACACCGGCGCCGCGCTCGCCCCGCTGCGCCGCACAGTCGCCGCGCTCGTGCGACGCGGTCAGGACGACGGCAGCTTCCGCACCGACCTCACCGCACCCACGCTGGCCCGCCTGATCGAGGAGATGGCCCGCACCGTCGTCTCCCGCACGGATGCCACCCGCACGGAAGCGGCGAACATCGCCGTGCGCACGGTCCTGAGCATCGCCGGACTGTCGTGGCGCGAAGCAGACGAACTGCTCGCCGCGCACCCCGAGATCGGTGCACCATCGAACACGGAGGCTGACGCATGA
- the argG gene encoding argininosuccinate synthase — protein sequence MSKVLQSLPVGERVGIAFSGGLDTSVAVAWMRDKGAVPCTYTGDLGQPDEDDIESIPGRALEYGAEVARLVDAKTALVEEGFVALACGAFHIRSGGKTYFNTTPLGRAVTGTMLVRAMKEDGVDIWGDGSTYKGNDIERFYRYGLLANPRLRIYKPWLDADFVTELGGRQEMSDWLVEHGFPYRDSAEKAYSTDANIWGATHEAKTLEHLNVSLETVDPIMGVKFWDPSVAIETEDVTVTFEAGRPVAINGVEYSDPVALVQEANTIGGRHGLGMSDQIENRIIEAKSRGIYEAPAMALLFIAYERLVNGILNEDTLATYHEQGRRLGRLMYEGRWLEPQSLMLRESIQRWVGLTISGSVTIRLRRGDDWTILDTVSPNLSYGPDKLSMERVGDAAFGPVDRIGQLTMRNLDIADSRARLEQYAGLGLVGGATGELVGRVTAGESGEITGSVEEIDETLADAVDTASEGAAFDSGTD from the coding sequence ATGTCCAAGGTCCTCCAGTCCCTTCCCGTCGGCGAGCGCGTCGGCATCGCCTTCTCCGGAGGACTCGACACCTCCGTCGCCGTCGCATGGATGCGCGACAAGGGAGCCGTCCCGTGCACCTACACCGGAGATCTCGGACAGCCCGACGAAGACGACATCGAGTCGATCCCCGGGCGTGCGCTCGAGTACGGCGCCGAGGTCGCCCGCCTCGTCGACGCCAAGACCGCGCTGGTCGAGGAGGGCTTCGTCGCCCTCGCCTGCGGCGCGTTCCACATCCGCTCGGGCGGCAAGACCTACTTCAACACCACGCCCCTCGGCCGCGCGGTCACCGGCACGATGCTGGTGCGCGCGATGAAAGAGGACGGCGTCGACATCTGGGGCGACGGCTCCACCTACAAGGGCAACGACATCGAGCGGTTCTACCGCTACGGTCTGCTCGCCAACCCGCGCCTGCGCATCTACAAGCCGTGGCTCGACGCCGACTTCGTCACCGAGCTCGGCGGCCGCCAGGAGATGAGCGACTGGCTCGTCGAGCACGGCTTCCCGTACCGCGACTCGGCGGAGAAGGCGTACTCGACCGATGCGAACATCTGGGGTGCGACGCACGAGGCCAAGACCCTCGAGCACCTGAACGTCTCGCTCGAGACCGTCGACCCGATCATGGGCGTGAAGTTCTGGGACCCGTCCGTCGCGATCGAGACCGAAGACGTCACGGTCACCTTCGAGGCCGGCCGCCCCGTCGCGATCAACGGTGTCGAGTACAGCGACCCGGTGGCACTGGTGCAGGAGGCCAACACGATCGGCGGACGCCACGGCCTCGGCATGAGCGACCAGATCGAGAACCGCATCATCGAGGCGAAGTCGCGCGGCATCTACGAGGCCCCGGCCATGGCGCTGCTGTTCATCGCCTACGAGCGCCTCGTCAACGGCATCCTGAACGAGGACACCCTCGCGACCTACCACGAGCAGGGTCGCCGCCTCGGCCGCCTCATGTACGAGGGACGCTGGCTGGAGCCGCAGTCGCTCATGCTGCGCGAGTCGATCCAGCGCTGGGTCGGCCTCACGATCTCGGGCTCGGTCACCATCCGCCTGCGCCGCGGTGACGACTGGACGATCCTCGACACCGTCTCGCCGAACCTCTCGTACGGCCCGGACAAGCTCTCGATGGAGCGCGTCGGCGACGCCGCCTTCGGCCCGGTCGACCGCATCGGCCAGCTCACCATGCGCAACCTCGACATCGCGGACTCCCGTGCCCGCCTCGAGCAGTACGCGGGCCTCGGCCTCGTGGGCGGCGCGACCGGCGAGCTCGTCGGACGCGTGACCGCTGGCGAGTCCGGCGAGATCACCGGCTCGGTCGAGGAGATCGACGAGACCCTCGCGGATGCCGTCGACACGGCCTCCGAGGGCGCAGCCTTCGACTCCGGCACCGACTGA
- a CDS encoding winged helix-turn-helix transcriptional regulator — protein sequence MREKTERIVRSWGDACDAEISVAVLGGAWKPSILSLLDEHEVLRFGELGRLLGEPTARVLTRQLRELEDDGLVVRMVYRQVPPKVEYRLSDLGRGSIPLVEALTSWGGRYAAHQRRELARPTAEVEHLSAAVAR from the coding sequence ATGAGGGAGAAGACGGAGCGCATCGTCCGGAGCTGGGGCGACGCGTGCGATGCGGAGATCTCGGTCGCCGTGCTCGGCGGGGCATGGAAGCCCAGCATCCTGAGCCTTCTCGACGAGCACGAGGTGCTCCGATTCGGCGAGCTCGGCAGACTGCTCGGCGAGCCGACCGCCCGCGTGCTCACTCGGCAGTTGCGTGAGCTGGAAGACGACGGGCTCGTCGTCCGGATGGTCTACCGCCAGGTTCCCCCCAAGGTCGAGTACCGCCTGAGCGACCTCGGCAGAGGATCCATTCCGCTGGTCGAGGCGCTGACCAGCTGGGGCGGTCGATACGCCGCGCACCAGCGACGCGAGCTGGCACGACCGACTGCCGAGGTCGAGCACCTCAGCGCCGCGGTCGCGCGCTGA